From the genome of Apodemus sylvaticus chromosome 3, mApoSyl1.1, whole genome shotgun sequence, one region includes:
- the LOC127681531 gene encoding 40S ribosomal protein S27-like, producing MDVKCLGYYKITTVFSHAQTVVLRVGCSTVLCQPTGGKARLTEGCSFRRKQH from the coding sequence ATGGATGTGAAATGCCTAGGATACTATAAAATCACCACGGTCTTTAGCCATGCACAAACGGTAGTCTTGCGTGTTGGCTGCTCCACTGTCCTCTGTCAGCCTACAGGTGGAAAAGCAAGGCTGACAGAAGGATGCTCCTTCAGGAGGAAGCAGCACTGA